A genomic segment from Luteolibacter ambystomatis encodes:
- the tnpB gene encoding IS66 family insertion sequence element accessory protein TnpB (TnpB, as the term is used for proteins encoded by IS66 family insertion elements, is considered an accessory protein, since TnpC, encoded by a neighboring gene, is a DDE family transposase.), with protein MLSFSGSLKVFVAVEPCDMRRSFNGLHDAVTTKLQEDPKSGAIFAFTNKRRSLLKILYWDGSGLWILAKRLERGTFSWPKGTEVRDGKLRLSSTALAFLLDGIDMRDGCKRPWYEST; from the coding sequence ATGTTGAGTTTTTCGGGAAGCCTCAAGGTCTTCGTGGCAGTGGAGCCTTGCGACATGCGCCGCAGCTTCAACGGCCTGCACGATGCTGTGACCACCAAACTTCAGGAAGATCCGAAGAGCGGCGCGATCTTCGCCTTCACCAACAAGCGGCGCTCGCTGCTCAAAATCCTCTACTGGGACGGAAGCGGGCTTTGGATTTTGGCAAAACGGCTTGAACGCGGGACCTTTTCCTGGCCCAAGGGCACGGAGGTCCGCGATGGCAAGCTGCGCCTGAGTTCCACCGCACTGGCCTTCCTGCTTGATGGCATCGACATGCGCGACGGCTGCAAGCGGCCGTGGTATGAGTCCACTTGA
- the tnpA gene encoding IS66 family insertion sequence element accessory protein TnpA, protein MKQDCIGRIRFSREQRDALLDAYQSSGSSGPQFCALHGVKYQTFATWLQKRKRDDGRYPVSGPAPAAPLFLPAVVEKFPTGIPPVGSVGLEVRLPGGATLLIRDETDVSLAARVIQRLSGGAAC, encoded by the coding sequence GTGAAACAGGACTGTATCGGCAGGATCCGCTTTTCGCGGGAGCAGCGTGACGCGTTGCTTGATGCTTACCAATCCAGTGGATCGAGCGGCCCGCAGTTTTGCGCCTTGCACGGAGTGAAGTATCAGACTTTCGCCACGTGGCTTCAGAAGCGCAAACGCGACGACGGCCGCTATCCGGTCTCCGGCCCCGCTCCTGCCGCGCCGCTGTTCCTCCCGGCTGTGGTGGAGAAGTTCCCGACAGGCATCCCGCCGGTTGGCTCCGTGGGGCTGGAGGTGAGGCTTCCGGGAGGAGCGACGCTTCTCATCCGCGATGAAACGGACGTGTCGTTGGCCGCGCGGGTGATCCAGCGCCTGTCCGGAGGTGCTGCATGTTGA
- the tnpB gene encoding IS66 family insertion sequence element accessory protein TnpB (TnpB, as the term is used for proteins encoded by IS66 family insertion elements, is considered an accessory protein, since TnpC, encoded by a neighboring gene, is a DDE family transposase.), which produces MLTLSGSLRVFLALEPCDMRKSFDSLHALVTGQLGEDPRSGAVFVFSNRSRNRIKLLHWDGTGLWVHAKRLEKGTFSWPKPSDGRGGPCHAYRRYRSERRADASVV; this is translated from the coding sequence GTGCTGACTCTCTCCGGCAGCCTGCGCGTCTTTCTGGCGCTGGAGCCGTGCGACATGAGGAAGTCCTTCGACAGCCTCCATGCGCTGGTCACCGGCCAGCTCGGCGAGGACCCGCGCAGCGGAGCGGTCTTCGTCTTCTCGAACCGCTCGCGCAACCGCATCAAGCTCCTCCATTGGGATGGCACCGGGTTGTGGGTCCACGCCAAGCGGCTCGAAAAGGGAACCTTCTCGTGGCCGAAGCCGTCGGATGGCCGCGGAGGCCCTTGCCATGCTTACCGACGGTATCGATCTGAAAGGCGCGCGGATGCGTCCGTGGTATGA
- the tnpC gene encoding IS66 family transposase, giving the protein MEVLDPPEVTADPTAWRRIGEEVREQLDYRPGRFLRRRLVRPKYVRAGDPLAKPVIAPLPPSLQDRCTATPALIAEVVTARYAHHLPYYRQSEIFSRQGVNLHRKTLCDWSLLASDWLAAIHREIRSEHHASHYLQLDETPIDYLEPGHGKTRTGYLWTSNIPGGSVLYHWQPGRDQSGITGLLGADTPFPRIIQCDGFSAYPSWARGKEHITLMGCHAHVRRKFYEAKDQSPKLVGWILRQLGHLYRIEKHLRQGRAGPALRDAIRASESRPIHQQLKRLFDLLARRRSILPQSNLGKAIRYALNQWDHLVTYLRDGRIEIDNNLVENAIRPTKLGAKNWLFIGREAAGDKAAILYTVVENCRRLGIDPKDYLTDVLTRLPGMQNHEVAALTPSNWLKTQRTVATRRAA; this is encoded by the coding sequence GTGGAAGTTCTCGACCCGCCCGAGGTTACGGCCGATCCCACCGCCTGGCGGCGTATCGGTGAGGAAGTCCGCGAGCAACTCGACTACCGACCCGGTCGCTTCCTGCGCCGCCGCCTCGTCCGGCCCAAGTATGTGCGCGCCGGCGATCCCCTCGCCAAACCCGTCATCGCTCCGCTGCCGCCGTCGTTGCAGGATCGCTGCACTGCCACTCCCGCGCTGATCGCGGAGGTCGTCACCGCCCGCTACGCCCACCATCTGCCCTATTACCGGCAGAGCGAGATCTTCTCCCGTCAGGGCGTGAACCTCCACCGCAAGACCCTCTGCGACTGGTCGCTGCTCGCCTCGGACTGGCTCGCCGCCATCCACCGCGAGATCCGGAGCGAGCACCACGCCAGCCACTACCTCCAGCTCGACGAAACGCCCATCGACTATCTGGAACCCGGCCACGGCAAGACCCGCACCGGCTACCTCTGGACCAGCAACATCCCCGGCGGCAGTGTTCTCTACCACTGGCAGCCGGGTCGCGACCAGAGCGGCATCACCGGCCTGCTCGGCGCGGATACTCCGTTCCCGCGGATCATCCAATGTGACGGCTTTAGCGCCTATCCCTCTTGGGCACGCGGCAAGGAGCACATCACCCTCATGGGGTGCCACGCCCATGTACGTCGCAAGTTTTACGAAGCGAAGGATCAATCGCCCAAGCTCGTCGGATGGATCCTGCGCCAGCTCGGCCACCTCTACCGCATCGAGAAGCACCTGCGGCAGGGCCGCGCCGGTCCGGCTCTGCGCGATGCCATCCGCGCCTCGGAAAGCCGCCCCATCCACCAACAGCTCAAACGGCTCTTCGATCTGCTGGCCAGGCGTCGCTCCATCCTGCCTCAATCCAACCTGGGGAAGGCCATCCGTTACGCCCTCAACCAGTGGGACCACCTTGTCACGTACCTGCGGGACGGGCGCATTGAGATCGACAACAACCTCGTCGAGAATGCCATCCGCCCGACCAAATTGGGCGCGAAGAACTGGCTGTTCATCGGCCGCGAAGCCGCCGGGGACAAGGCGGCCATCCTCTATACTGTCGTGGAGAACTGCCGCCGCCTCGGAATCGATCCAAAGGACTATCTCACCGACGTGCTCACCCGGCTACCCGGGATGCAAAACCACGAGGTTGCGGCCCTGACCCCGTCCAACTGGCTGAAAACCCAACGGACTGTAGCGACCCGTCGCGCCGCGTAA
- the tnpA gene encoding IS66 family insertion sequence element accessory protein TnpA: protein MTSIVDPGGGPGLIRSDSRGRVLIEPTQREALLDAFERGGQSAMAFRRQHGLKYPTFATWVQKRRRDRLEPEPVQHSFAEVVVDAPMEPSVQAAVAEPLRVTLADGTRIEVASRKHLAWVAELLRHLTSTRPC, encoded by the coding sequence ATGACCTCTATCGTAGATCCCGGTGGCGGGCCGGGTTTGATCCGATCGGATTCCCGCGGCCGCGTGCTGATCGAGCCCACCCAGCGCGAGGCCCTACTCGATGCCTTCGAGCGCGGCGGCCAGTCGGCGATGGCCTTTCGCCGCCAACACGGCTTGAAGTATCCGACTTTCGCCACCTGGGTGCAGAAACGTCGCCGGGATCGGCTGGAACCCGAACCCGTTCAACACTCCTTTGCCGAAGTCGTGGTGGACGCGCCCATGGAGCCTTCGGTCCAGGCAGCCGTCGCCGAGCCCCTGCGCGTCACGCTTGCCGACGGCACCCGCATCGAGGTGGCAAGCCGCAAGCACCTCGCCTGGGTGGCGGAGCTGCTCCGCCACCTTACCTCCACCCGCCCGTGCTGA
- a CDS encoding transposase, producing the protein MTPEREQQLLERISALEQENALPRQKLDLVLRKLFGKSSEALDPAQLELLLGEPPGKAPASPTFGDAPVVEASAASVARPDRKPRRERIPDHLPVVEEVLLPEPVEASPDVWRRIGEERSDQLDYQPAGSSSAA; encoded by the coding sequence ATGACGCCCGAGCGCGAACAACAGCTTCTTGAACGGATCTCCGCCCTGGAGCAGGAGAACGCGTTGCCGCGCCAGAAGCTCGACCTGGTGTTGCGCAAACTCTTCGGCAAGAGCAGCGAGGCGCTCGATCCAGCCCAGCTCGAACTCCTGCTCGGTGAACCGCCGGGAAAAGCCCCGGCCTCCCCGACCTTCGGCGACGCACCGGTGGTGGAGGCCAGCGCAGCAAGCGTCGCCCGTCCTGATCGCAAGCCGCGCCGCGAGCGCATCCCCGACCATCTGCCGGTCGTCGAGGAAGTGCTGCTGCCCGAACCGGTCGAAGCCAGCCCCGATGTCTGGCGCAGGATCGGCGAGGAACGCAGCGACCAGCTCGACTACCAGCCGGCCGGATCTTCATCCGCCGCTTGA
- the tnpC gene encoding IS66 family transposase translates to MIRPTYVRVADRDAAPVTAKLPPRLQDGLTASPALIAHTLVSKYCDHLPSYRQEQILARRQGVAIGLNTLCRWAELAAFWLKPLYRRIHEDLLAGDYLQADETPVKYLAPGTGKTGLGYLWTLHRPGGDVLYQWHASRGSACLDDLLAEFRGILQSDGYRAYDTYAARHPEITQAACWAHARRKFHEAYQSGQPLAPGPLKAIGGLYAIEKELRQTRAGPEQRAAIRREQSFPILEALRHDLLRLRADVSVLPKSPLGRGIDYTLALWPKLETFVRHGQIEADTNLTENAIRPTAIGKKNWMFVGGEDTGERSAILYTLIGSAKRHGHEPYAYLRDVLERLPGMKASEIDALLPKNWQPTNEVLVPIQVAS, encoded by the coding sequence TTGATCCGCCCCACCTACGTCCGTGTCGCCGACCGGGACGCGGCCCCCGTCACCGCCAAGCTCCCACCGCGCCTCCAGGATGGTCTGACGGCCTCGCCGGCGCTCATCGCCCACACCCTCGTCTCGAAATACTGCGATCACCTACCGTCCTACCGTCAGGAACAGATCCTCGCCCGCAGGCAAGGCGTCGCCATCGGGCTCAACACGTTGTGTCGCTGGGCGGAACTCGCCGCCTTCTGGCTCAAGCCGCTCTACCGGCGCATCCATGAAGACCTCCTCGCGGGCGATTACCTGCAGGCCGACGAGACACCGGTCAAATACCTCGCCCCCGGCACCGGCAAAACCGGTCTCGGCTATCTTTGGACCCTGCACCGTCCTGGCGGCGATGTCCTTTACCAATGGCACGCCAGCCGCGGCAGCGCCTGCCTGGACGATCTTCTCGCCGAGTTCCGCGGCATCCTCCAGAGCGACGGGTATCGGGCCTACGACACCTACGCCGCCCGGCATCCGGAGATCACGCAGGCCGCCTGTTGGGCCCACGCCCGGCGCAAGTTCCACGAAGCGTATCAAAGCGGGCAGCCCCTCGCCCCGGGACCGCTCAAGGCCATCGGCGGCCTCTACGCCATCGAAAAGGAACTACGCCAAACCCGGGCAGGCCCCGAGCAACGGGCCGCCATACGTCGGGAGCAAAGCTTCCCGATCCTCGAAGCCCTCCGCCACGATCTGCTGCGGCTGCGTGCCGACGTGTCCGTGTTGCCGAAGAGTCCGCTCGGCCGAGGTATCGACTACACCCTCGCGCTGTGGCCGAAGCTCGAAACCTTCGTCCGCCACGGCCAGATCGAGGCAGATACCAACCTCACCGAAAATGCCATTCGTCCCACGGCGATCGGCAAGAAGAACTGGATGTTCGTCGGAGGTGAGGACACAGGAGAACGTAGCGCCATCCTCTACACGCTCATCGGGAGCGCGAAGCGACACGGCCACGAACCTTATGCCTACCTGCGGGACGTTCTCGAACGCCTGCCCGGGATGAAGGCCTCGGAGATCGACGCCTTGCTCCCGAAGAACTGGCAACCTACGAACGAGGTGCTCGTGCCGATCCAAGTAGCGTCCTGA